tgcactggccccacggtgggcgccaactgtcatggaattgtcacggcagatgtcctagtgaaaggacttaagcgtggagccatcgcaactaggaagcttaaaggggtaaaaacgggacaaaggacacgagagtttatactggttcatccccttgcgatgaaggtaaaagcctaatccagtttgaggtggtattgcttatgtttcgattgctagggagcgaatccgcttgacctagctttcgatctatgttttcttgtcctgaaccgccgcccgggtcgtccctttatatacagaggctgaTGCTCGGCGGCTCATAGAGTCCCGGCAGGCTCATAAAAATTGTCCGGCTCGGTATCTAACTAttcctaccttacaatacaagtcatgtacatacggcggtttatctctacgggccttgagCCGCCTTCGGGCCTGGGCCTTAtactaagcctatctatgaaccgccacACAATCTTGGGCTTCATTATGTTGAATCGTCgtagggatgacccggcccctcctaggcgggtcatacctaatagttatatccccaacactacatgcaaaaccaagcaagtttcatgtagagcaTGCTCCAAACAGagccacggttcaacacatacactcaatacaagtttcaaacacaatatgcccaaaacaacaactaagcactttgcaatcaagaaaacaacatgctacaggaaacatatgGACACAAACTTGACATGCGCTCAAAGTACAGATTACATGCTTCAAATAACaccaaggttcaggttcataggcatcaggaTTAATCCAATGAGATCAGTGCAAAAAACAACTTTATAACACGGATTGAGACTTAGTGAAAAACATGGCATACATGTGAGAagaaataacatgttgacatgttggtGGCATGAAACAAACATGCTACATTGCAAGAACATAACAAGCAAAATCATGGAATTAAAGTACATATTAGACTtgacaaaacatgattactaatcATCTCCATATAACCTCTAGATCAATGACATTCATCAAGACAAGATTGCAATTTATAATAGATTCTCAGACATAGTGAAAAAGAGAGTATGGCAGAAAACAGATTCATGATGCATACTTTGAGACAACAAaagtatatgctacaggaacatttCATGGCATCAAAGGGCATGGTAAGCATGCACATGTAGAGtactacaaaacatgaacactgaactactGATAGAAACCACCCGAACATTCTCAAAACATCATGGCAAGAATGCAAATGATAATagattcacagacttagtgaaataaactaaacatggcaggaacagcgacaagtaggcatgtttgcaagcCTGTGCAACTCATATCAAGGCATATAATGGCATGTGAATACAACCAACAATAAGAAGTCATATTTGTGCAGCTACTCATGCCAAGAACATGGTCATAGGATGCATAGAACACTAGCtattcacatggcaaaactgaacttactgataacaggctgacagaaacattatttagcaatttgagagcatggTAATGATAAGCTACAGTaggccataattgcaaacaggagcatggatggatagagcataacaagatctacaaaacatccttactgagcatCTCTAGATTATGTATGGATTCACTtgtagcatcaagttaacatggcaaaATAATATAGCaggttcagacttagcagaaaacacggtcactgaaatcagcaacaacaagtaccctactttgcatgcttgtgctagtcaccacagggcaCATAAAAATGCATGGATTACACCACTGTAAAAATGGCATGAATGTGCTCCTAAAACATGACATTATGCACAAGAGAtaaacacacaaaatgctatgaaaaagacaaatcagcaagttgCAACAGTTTTCAGCAGGTTATAacatttagcacttttgcaacgatgattagggcatgaaGATGAACAACAACATACATGCAAAGCACACCATCGTGTAGAGCATCCAGAGATGAACATTTCGACATACCATATGCACAAATCGGAGCCAAGAGCACGAAGTTACGCTAGGTCAAACAAGTGCACAAGATATGGAAAACGTTGGGACTTAGCAGAATTTCTACCTCTCGGATCTAGGGTTCCGAGGTCAACCTGGACCGAGGCGGCGGCGCCTCGCTGGAGACGGGGGCGAGGAGGTCGTCGAAGTTGcagggaggacgacggcgaggtggCCCCAGGCTGGATCTGGCCAGACCTGGATCCGGCCGACGACAAGCGGGACAACGGTGGGGCGTGGGGTGGCGCCTGGCGCGGGCGGCGACGAGCTACAGGCGGCGGGGCGACGACGAGTAGCGGCGGTGAGGCGGCAGCGTGGGAGGTGCTGCGGCGGTGGAGCAAggctgatagaggcgaaggtgtcccgatgtttcaatgagatagatatcgttttctgtgggagtcgactttgacaatccgactacgaacgtgcgaggacgtcgcaccttagcaatcgctaaaccaacttccgagggttattgaccacgccgaagcacgatcaacctgaccatgggggtctatttcctgtgagcaaacaaagaacaagcaagaaattgagattgcaatctggatattgcgaattaaagaggaaagctttattaatgaaggtggggttctgtgacgtcttagtctggtcgttggacacaaacgaaatacgcgaagttgcagatatggtgaacttttaatctaaacaaaactcaaagtctagacgatgccctaagggttgtatatatggaggagagaggggggaatttcgtggcccttggaggaggggtccgaaaccaaccctaactcttgtttccccacacatacggactctaaaaacaacatatacttaagtatttcgaaaatacatgggcctggcccaataataaggtgatgcagcacctagaatagcctctggacgaaatttatgaagtggcatcttgtatatttcgtccaaggcttcatgcactccttatggtggcttcaaagtactgaaatcaacacttgtaactccgttcttgatccccttgcgcatgccatcatctccatgcttgaacttgctccaaggttcatctttcttgtccaagctaggcccttcatttgtaagcaaaacaaatgtatccaatttaggcagcatcatgagcattagaatcgttaccaagaaacgaaagtacatgataattcaattggcgtgcgcgagctctagtaattggtctagtatgtatagcaacaggggctgtgggtgtaacaatggtattgatgtcctcatcaaaggcAGCGAGCGGGAGGCATCGGTGCACGGCGCGCGCGCAAAGGAGGCGGCTCCGAGTGGCGCGGGCGTCAAGGCGGCGGTGGCGGGATTCCGGCAAAACACCGACGAGGTGGTGAGGTGTGGGCTCCCTTGGGCCCGACGCGGCTcggggcgggcccgatctgggctcgCAGGCCCACAACAGCCGACGGGGTGGTGGGGAGCTGGTGGGCGATGTGGCGGCCGCAAATTGGCTGGAGGGcggtggtggacatgtccggcgacgcGATGATGAGAAGGCTAGGGTTTTGCCTGAAATTTGTTAAGGGAGAGACTTATTTATAAATAGAGGGAGCTGGGAGAGGGcttatgaggtgcggttttcgcccacacgatcgtgatccaacggcgaagagcatggatggggtttagatgggctagtgggctgttgtggaggggtgctAGGCTGCAAGGAGAAAGGGGTCCGACGGTTaacacggttaaccgttggggcatcaaacgacctccaaatggaacgaaatttgacaggcggcctaccggtgatataccaaggccactcgacaaatctcggcccattccgagaacgtttttctcccgctcaccaaACGAGATCTGGAAGGTGCGGCGGGTGCATGTGAGAGTGCCGGATTCAGAACAGACAACAGAGAGAATTAGGAGACCCGAACGAATGCAGGTTTTGAAAAAcctgcagatgaaatgcacatgacgacatggcaAGGTGCAACACGCAAtcgaatgacatggcaatgacggagaataactggaagacacctggcgcatcagtctcggggcgtcacacaacaattttttagggtagagtattcaacctaaatttatagattcgacacaaggggagccaaagaatatttgaaagtaTCAGCAGCTGAGATGTCAACTGAACCACACCTGAaaattaaatatctgcagcaaggtggtcGTACCAAAGTAGTGTGATAattttgatagtagtggtaataacaatagtaacggtaaaagtgatagcaatgattttgtagcaagtgtaacagtaacagcagtagtagtaacttagcaagagcaatatgtAGAAAATTCGTAGGCATTAGATCAGTGAATTTGTTGGATGATACATATAACAGTTATAACCTAAAGCGATACAAAACTAGcttcagttcataaatataatgtaggcatgtattccgtaaatagtcatacgtgcttatggaaagaacttgcatgagatcTTTTCTCCTACccacctgtggcagcggggtccataaggaaactaagggatattaatgcctccttttaatagagaaccggaacaaagcattaacacatgatgaatacacgaactcctcaaactacggtcatcaccggaaagtatcccaacTATTTTCACtctggggtttacggatcataacatgtaataggtgaatatgacttgcaagatcagatctagaacatagatataatggtgaaaacaaaaacggttcagatctgaaatcatggcacccgggcccaaggtgacaagcattaagcatggcaaaatcataacaacatcaatctcagaacataatggatactagggatcaagccctaacaaaactaactcgattacatgatgaatctcatccaactcctcatcgaccagcgagcctacaaaggtattactcactcccggtgaggagcatcatggaattggcggtgAAGGAGGGTTGGTAATgacaaagatcgaagatccccctctccggagccctgaacggactccagatctagcctcccgatgaagaacaggaggtggcggcggctccgtatcatgaaACACGGTAATTCTTCCTCTCTTATTTTTCTCTCCTAGTATGGGTATTTAAGGAGTTGGAGATAGGGTTTGCGGGGCCACCaagtgggcacaatccacctggtcgcgcctggaggggggcgtcctggtgggttgtgctcacccagggccccccctccggtggttcttggctccagtattctTTATATACTCTGGAATAATTCTCCAAAAAATTtgggtccattccgagaacttttatttctgcacaaaaacaacaccatgatagttctgccaaaaacaacgtcagtctgggttagtttcatttaaatcatgcaaattagagtccaaaacaagggcaaaagcgttcggaaaagtagatatggTGAAGACgtatcagcgacgacgacgacatccACAAGAGGCTACGATAACGACAACATGTACACACGACGACAATGCGACGCAACGTGTGTTAGACTCGTGGATCTCTGGCAATGTATACATTCTAAATGTACGTATTAGAATATACAGATGAATACATAAATATTTGACTGCGGGCATGTATTGTACACAATTTTAAAAAATCAGTAAATACATAGTGGTGGCGTGGGAGGCTATGTAAATGTTGTTATTACTTGTGTATAATGGTGACGTGCTATGCATGTGCACGCCATTGCTATTTGACATAGTGGTGGGCGAGCTATGCATGTGCACACCATTGCTATTTGACATAGTGATGGCATGCTATGCATGTGCACGCCATTGCTATTTGACATAGTGATGGTGTGACGAACAATGCCACACCATCAGTATGTAAAATACCAATGGCGTGGGGCCCGACGCCATCAGTATTTTTTTAACAATGGCGTCATATTAGTGACGTGGACCTCCTATGCCAGCAATGTGGTTTTTGGCACACCGACACTATCATTTTCTACACTAGTGAACAATTGCCCGAATAAAAACATAGAAAACATTTATTATTTTAGGCAAGATTTTGTATCCAATTTTGCTACCATGGAATCATCTATGAGGCAAAGACCTCCTTATGATGCCATGGTAGCAAAATAGGATCAATGCAACATTTTGTAGCCTAAGATGGTGCCATGATTCTATTTTGGGCTACAAAAATCAAATCTGGCATTACTAGCATAGGATCATAATCTAAACAGACCACATGTTCAACATAATTAACTACCACACAGTAcatacaccatagcaattctgaaaCACAAGGTACTTAATAATACAACCATATATAGTACttcctccatcccataatgtaagacgttttttaacactacactagtgttaaaaacatcttacattatggaacgaagggagtacttaaCAAATACAACCATAATCAAAAGAGACATGCATGTTCGACTCTCTAAAGACACTTACTCGTCACCCACCCATTAGCGATGGTATGTAGAAAAAGGGCACGACATGCATGTCCTGGTGGAGCACACCAATTATCTTGTCTCCAAGCTCCATTAAGTCGTAGAGGTCGCAAATCTTCCAGCCATTGACGACAAGGCGTCCATCTTCTAGCGATGTCGAGTGGGTGCATGTTATGCGATACGGGGTTGCCGATCTTCATGGAGGATCTGCTTGATGAAACGAATCAACGTCACATGAAGGGTAAGAAGGAAACCCTCAATCCCAGCCAACAATGCTGTTGGGTAGAGAGAAGTAGTGCAACCTAACAAGACCGAAGCCAACTATTGCATATGCAACAACCAACAAGTATTCATCCAACCACACTCTTAGTTTCCAATCCACTCAACCACACAAGAAGTTGGAAGCACGAACTGGTCACTGACTCAACGACTACTATTGTAAAATCACAAAGTGAGTTTACCCAAGACTACAAGAGCTAAGCAGGAAGTGAACTTTCAAACAAGATTCTGGTAGCACTTAGCTAACCTATGTTGAAATCAAATTGAGCATTAATGTCCAAGAGCTAAAGTAGAAGTGGAGGATGGGGTATTTATACTAGGAACAATCCCCCTAGCTTAGGTGTGAAACTAGTCCAAAAGAGGGGCTCAAATTCATACTAACCAGCTGGAAAAGGGAGCAAACCATGGAGCCTCACACAACATTTAGTGTTGTGGACAACTTGCACTGGAACTCTCATATCCTTTGATCCAGGACCCCAAATGACGCACAATTTGCTTTTTTTTCTGAAAGTAGAGTTCATATGTTGTCCATTTTGGCCTTCCACACATGCTAGATACTCATATATTCATGCGACATGGCGCAACAAGTTATGGAAAGAATTATGGAACTGTGTGTGCAATAGTAGATGGTTGAGATGTCTTGCTATTCATACCTGAAGTGTCACCAAAACATGCTTACATCAAAGGTGAAACTTGCTTTCTTCAGAATTATTGCAAGGGTTGCAGAACTTGTTTTGTCATGAGCTGAAAGTTGATGCTTATCCTCAACATTGTACCTGAGCAAAGCCAGCACACAAGATTTAGGTAGTATACAGTTCTCATGAATATTTGAATTATGATCAGCTAGGAGCGCATTGTAACCGAGATTTATCATGCGAAGATGACAAACAAGGTGAACTGGGGACGTCCTCATCATTATATCTGTCTCGTCATAGACAATAACTCCCATATCACCACTATGCTAGGCCTGCATTGCCAAGGCACCACACGTCTTGTGAGTTCCTATTGCAAGAACACAATTGGTAAGcactatatatatgtatatattaaATTTAAAAATAATACATGAATAAGTTGATAGATAATGAGGTAATATCACTGGTGGTGCCTAAACTTGCCCTGGATGTTCAGTTTGGTGCCTCAACTTGTAAAATACACGTAATGAGTGCTAAAACTTGGCAATTTAGTTTAAATACGGTGCCAAACACGTTTGTCTACGGATTTGCTGCTGACTGGGCTTGACAACGTGGCGTGGGGCGTGTGCCGCTGGAGAGGCGTGTGCCCATGCCGCCGCTGGCCTTTTTCCAAAATAACCCTTGGACTAATGTTTCTCGCTTAGAAAAGCTCCTGGCTCGGCGGGATAGGGCAGCCCGCACAACTTTTTCCATATCACCTCATGTTTCGTTGCATCTGGCAAATCGGTACATGCCTGTTTGTCTGCCTCGAGCGCTCCTCCTCCTCTGTCTCTCCCTTCTGATCGTGCGAAGGCGCCGCCCCCGTGGATCGTGGCGATCGCATTGATCGCCGCCAGCGAGGATGTCGGAGCCCCGTCGGCGTGCTCCTGGAGATGCAGCCCCTCCTTACGGTGAGAACCACCTCGCCTTTCTCGACCCAGCTTTCCCGTGTTCACGGTAGGGTTAAGATTGCTTTCGCCTTCTGTTAAAAGCCTGCAATTTCTAAGTTTTTGGTGTGCGCTGATGTTTGGTAGATGATTATGAGTTAAAACCCCTATGCGCAATGACTCACAGGCTTTTCAAACTAGGGTTTATATGAGAGGGTTTGGTCGGGTTAGAAGGGTCTTTATTTGGCTAATTTTGGTGACGAAGAAGAATCTGAAGTGAGGGCATACAAACATTACTTAAGATTTGCTTGTGTTAGAACGATTAGGTTATCTGAAAAAGAAAGTACGTTTGCTGAAATTTTGGACAGTGGGTTCTCTGAATATTTCGACAGTAGCTTTATCTGAATCTTTCTATAGTACCTTAACTGAACATGTGGATAGTAGTTGAACTGAATTTTTGAACAAATGCAGGTCAGCAATGCTACATACTGTTGGAAATAAAACTATAGAATTAATGTAGTAGGAGAACAACATTGCTGGCAAGTACCCAAACAACATTGATGCATTTTTTGAACTCCACTCAAACTGAATTTAGTTTGAGTGAACTATTTGTACTGTATTATGAAGTGCTGCATACTGTTGAAAATGTATTGTTGTTAACTAAAATTATCTTACAGCTCCTCAACTGAATTTTAATTTCAGATGCTTTTGATGGTCTTTTCTCGGTTGAGATACATCACAAAGGTTTCTTTTGTGGAACTGACAACAACAACACCTACATGGATTATGAAGTTGCATGGTTTGACAACTGTGATAGTGATACATGGTCCTTGTTATGGATTGATGACTTTTTGCAGCAGCTAGGTTATGACAGAGATTGTTTGAAGCTTGATGTGTACTGGTGTCAGCCTGGAAAGACATTGGTTGATGGGCTAAGAAATTTGACATGTGATGCAAATATCCTTGCAATGATAACAACAACTACAGAGCACAAGAACTTGTTACTGATTGTAGACCATGGAGAGAGATTTGACAGTGCTCTCAGAGATGATATTTTACTTGATGGAGTTCCTGTACTTTCAAAGGTCATTACTCCAGGAAAAGAAAGCAAGGGAAAAGAGCAATATAGCTGTCCCGAGG
This portion of the Triticum dicoccoides isolate Atlit2015 ecotype Zavitan chromosome 7A, WEW_v2.0, whole genome shotgun sequence genome encodes:
- the LOC119331049 gene encoding uncharacterized protein LOC119331049 — encoded protein: MSEPRRRAPGDAAPPYDAFDGLFSVEIHHKGFFCGTDNNNTYMDYEVAWFDNCDSDTWSLLWIDDFLQQLGYDRDCLKLDVYWCQPGKTLVDGLRNLTCDANILAMITTTTEHKNLLLIVDHGERFDSALRDDILLDGVPVLSKVITPGKESKGKEQYSCPEERSVPNKRRSRRFFGEGSSSGCADEELEEEDGVNAAELETDEDFYDSDYDIEDGDDDHDNCYVKWKR